Proteins encoded within one genomic window of Mesorhizobium sp. B2-1-8:
- a CDS encoding ParB/RepB/Spo0J family partition protein yields MAKNAIQKIAMNAAENIPYDKLVLSQKNVRRIKDGLSIEQLAEDIGRRKLIQSLNVRPILDGEGEETGTFEVPAGGRRYLALGILIKQKRLAKNEPIPCVVNRRQETSAEEDSLAENLRRADLHPLDQFRAFKALSDQGLDPDEIGARFFVSPATVRQRLRLASVSPKLLELYEKDEIRLEQIMAFSISDDHARQEQVWERISGSHTQEPYYIRRLLTETTVRADDRRAIYVGAEAYEAAGGVILRDLFEQDSGGWFQDAALLEQLVFDRLKVDAEAIRAEGWKWVEAAISFPYGHTSGLRRIYAEAQELSAEEIERYDALKAEYDKLDADYAAAEDADQAIEAKLHQLGAELDAIDDRPQSHDPAQKTIAGVFVTLAANGKLQVDAGFVRSEDEPLTETGDGDEREEGDAEGETRSNGDDDGHGVVVNGKPVDDSSGDDGEDDGIKPLPDRLVFDLTAQRTLALRNALAGDVDIAFLAALHAFLLQIFYRFAPDTCLEISLKSGSFSQVDGLAETSWAKEIAERHEAWDRDLPDEADGLWDFLLGLDEASRKALFAHCVSLALNAVVEPWNRRPRALEHADVLGRSLQFDMVDAGWTPTVEFLGRLTKARILQAVREARGADSAQLIDHMKKDMMAREAARLLEGSNWLPEPLRLDVDEVADDAVDALAGEMPDEAALDSDAAELPAFLADDADPSSGEPVTDGDETDHLQAAE; encoded by the coding sequence ATGGCTAAGAACGCCATTCAAAAGATCGCGATGAACGCCGCGGAGAACATCCCCTATGACAAGCTGGTGCTGTCACAAAAGAATGTCCGGCGTATCAAGGACGGCTTGTCGATTGAGCAGCTCGCCGAAGACATCGGACGGCGAAAGCTGATCCAGAGCTTGAACGTCCGTCCCATACTCGACGGCGAGGGCGAGGAGACCGGCACGTTCGAGGTGCCCGCCGGCGGCCGGCGTTATCTCGCACTTGGCATACTCATCAAGCAGAAGCGCCTGGCGAAGAATGAGCCGATCCCCTGTGTCGTAAACCGCAGGCAGGAGACCTCGGCCGAAGAAGACTCGCTTGCCGAAAACCTGCGCCGCGCCGACCTGCATCCCCTCGACCAGTTCCGGGCCTTCAAGGCGCTCAGCGATCAGGGTCTCGATCCCGACGAGATCGGCGCCCGCTTCTTCGTGTCGCCGGCGACGGTGAGGCAGCGCCTGCGGCTGGCATCGGTGTCGCCAAAACTGCTCGAGCTCTACGAGAAAGACGAAATCCGGCTCGAACAGATCATGGCGTTCTCGATCTCGGACGACCACGCGCGCCAGGAGCAGGTCTGGGAACGGATCTCCGGCTCGCACACGCAGGAACCCTACTACATCAGGCGCCTGCTGACGGAGACCACGGTCCGGGCCGACGATCGCCGGGCCATCTATGTCGGCGCGGAAGCTTATGAGGCCGCGGGCGGCGTCATCCTGCGCGACCTGTTCGAGCAGGACTCCGGCGGCTGGTTCCAGGATGCGGCACTTCTCGAGCAGCTGGTCTTCGACAGGCTAAAGGTTGATGCCGAGGCGATCCGCGCCGAAGGCTGGAAGTGGGTCGAGGCCGCGATCAGCTTTCCCTATGGCCACACCTCCGGCCTGCGGCGCATCTACGCCGAGGCCCAGGAGCTCAGCGCCGAGGAGATCGAACGCTACGATGCGCTGAAGGCGGAATACGACAAGCTCGATGCGGACTATGCCGCGGCCGAGGACGCCGACCAGGCAATCGAGGCGAAGCTCCACCAGCTGGGGGCCGAACTCGATGCGATCGACGATCGTCCTCAAAGCCACGATCCAGCCCAGAAGACCATTGCCGGTGTGTTCGTGACGCTTGCCGCGAACGGCAAGCTCCAGGTCGACGCCGGTTTTGTGCGGTCAGAGGATGAGCCGCTGACCGAGACCGGCGATGGCGATGAGCGCGAGGAAGGCGACGCCGAGGGCGAAACCCGATCCAATGGTGACGACGATGGCCATGGTGTTGTCGTGAACGGCAAGCCGGTGGATGACAGTTCCGGCGATGACGGCGAGGACGATGGCATCAAGCCGCTGCCTGACCGGCTCGTCTTCGATCTGACGGCACAGCGGACGCTGGCACTGCGCAACGCGCTCGCCGGTGACGTCGACATCGCCTTCCTCGCGGCACTCCACGCCTTTCTGCTGCAGATCTTTTATCGCTTCGCGCCGGACACCTGCCTGGAAATCAGCCTGAAGAGCGGCAGCTTCTCCCAGGTCGACGGTCTTGCCGAGACGTCCTGGGCCAAGGAGATCGCGGAGCGGCACGAAGCTTGGGACCGCGATCTTCCCGATGAGGCGGATGGCCTGTGGGACTTCCTTCTCGGCCTCGACGAGGCAAGTCGCAAGGCGCTGTTCGCGCATTGCGTCTCGTTGGCCCTCAACGCGGTGGTCGAACCATGGAACAGGCGGCCGCGGGCGCTCGAGCATGCAGACGTGCTCGGCCGTTCGCTGCAGTTCGATATGGTCGACGCCGGCTGGACGCCCACGGTCGAGTTCCTTGGGCGCCTTACCAAGGCGCGGATTCTGCAGGCTGTCCGCGAAGCCCGTGGCGCGGACTCCGCGCAGCTGATCGACCACATGAAGAAGGACATGATGGCGCGTGAAGCCGCCCGTCTTCTCGAAGGATCGAACTGGCTGCCCGAGCCGCTGCGCCTCGATGTTGACGAAGTGGCTGACGATGCTGTCGACGCCCTCGCCGGCGAGATGCCGGATGAGGCGGCGCTCGATAGCGATGCCGCCGAACTGCCGGCCTTTCTCGCCGACGATGCGGATCCGTCCTCCGGCGAGCCGGTGACCGACGGCGACGAGACGGACCACCTCCAGGCCGCCGAATAG
- the pgm gene encoding phosphoglucomutase (alpha-D-glucose-1,6-bisphosphate-dependent) has translation MTISALAGKPAPPDILVNVAKLVTAYYSQTPDPSIALQRVAFGTSGHRGSAFERTFNQAHVLAISQAICLYRKRQGIHGPIFVGIDTHALSEPAFASALEVLAANGAEVLMAAGGEYTPTPAVSHAILSYNKGRKTGLADGIVITPSHNPPGDGGFKYNPPNGGPADTDVTGWIEKQANDLLGSSLKDVRRMPFEKALHAPTTHAHDFLNAYVNDLGNVIDMDAIRGAHVRMGVDPLGGAGVHYWPAIAERYKLDLTIVNRQVDPTFRFMTVDWDGQIRMDPSSSYAMQGLISLKDQFDIAFACDTDHDRHGIVTRQAGLLPPNHYLSVAIDYLFQHRPEWRKDAAIGKTVVSSQMIDRVSARLKRRLYEVPVGFKWFAEGLQNGSLGFCGEESAGATFMRRNGAVWTTDKDGIVPALLSAEITARTGRDPGEVYHDLTKEFGEPVADRLQAAATAAQKDKLSKLSPQQIKSKTLAGEPIQSVLSRAPGNNAEIGGVKVATENGWFAARPSGTEAIYKIYAESFRGQDHLRAILAEAQTIVDQALGGAGKT, from the coding sequence ATGACCATCAGCGCCTTGGCCGGAAAGCCGGCCCCGCCCGACATACTGGTCAATGTAGCCAAGCTCGTCACGGCCTACTACAGCCAGACGCCGGACCCTTCCATCGCCTTGCAGCGGGTGGCATTCGGGACATCCGGGCATCGCGGATCGGCGTTCGAGAGAACATTCAACCAAGCACATGTTCTGGCAATCAGCCAGGCCATTTGCCTGTACCGCAAGCGACAGGGCATCCACGGCCCCATATTTGTCGGCATCGACACCCATGCGCTTTCGGAGCCCGCCTTTGCGAGCGCCCTTGAGGTGCTCGCCGCGAACGGTGCGGAGGTTTTGATGGCGGCGGGTGGCGAATATACGCCCACCCCGGCCGTTTCCCATGCAATCCTCAGTTACAACAAGGGCCGCAAGACCGGGCTCGCGGATGGCATCGTCATCACGCCGTCGCACAACCCGCCCGGCGACGGAGGCTTCAAGTACAATCCGCCCAATGGCGGGCCGGCCGATACCGACGTCACTGGCTGGATCGAAAAACAGGCCAATGATCTGCTTGGCAGCAGCCTGAAAGACGTGCGGCGGATGCCGTTCGAGAAAGCCCTCCATGCGCCGACAACCCATGCCCACGATTTCCTGAACGCTTACGTCAACGATCTCGGCAACGTGATCGACATGGACGCCATTCGCGGCGCCCATGTCCGCATGGGCGTCGACCCGCTCGGCGGCGCAGGAGTCCACTACTGGCCCGCCATTGCCGAGCGCTACAAACTCGACCTGACCATCGTCAATCGGCAGGTCGATCCGACCTTTCGCTTCATGACGGTCGATTGGGATGGCCAGATCCGCATGGACCCGTCGTCATCCTACGCCATGCAAGGCCTGATCAGCCTGAAGGACCAATTCGACATCGCTTTCGCGTGCGACACCGATCACGACCGACACGGCATCGTCACGCGCCAAGCGGGGCTGCTGCCCCCCAATCATTATTTGTCGGTAGCAATCGACTACCTGTTCCAGCATCGCCCTGAATGGCGCAAGGACGCCGCCATTGGAAAAACGGTGGTGAGCAGCCAGATGATCGATCGCGTCAGCGCCAGGCTGAAGCGCAGGTTGTATGAAGTCCCGGTCGGCTTCAAATGGTTCGCCGAGGGGCTTCAGAACGGCTCGCTGGGTTTTTGCGGCGAGGAAAGTGCTGGAGCGACGTTCATGCGCCGCAACGGCGCCGTCTGGACGACCGACAAGGATGGCATCGTCCCGGCGCTGTTATCGGCGGAGATCACGGCGAGAACGGGCCGGGATCCAGGCGAGGTCTATCACGATCTGACAAAAGAATTCGGCGAACCGGTCGCCGACCGGCTCCAGGCTGCCGCAACTGCGGCACAAAAGGACAAGCTGTCGAAGCTCTCGCCGCAGCAGATCAAGTCTAAGACCCTGGCTGGCGAGCCGATCCAGTCGGTGCTCAGCCGCGCACCGGGCAACAATGCGGAAATCGGCGGCGTCAAGGTGGCCACGGAAAACGGCTGGTTTGCCGCGCGCCCGTCAGGCACCGAGGCTATCTACAAGATCTACGCAGAGAGTTTTCGGGGACAGGACCATCTGCGCGCCATCCTGGCCGAGGCGCAAACGATCGTCGACCAGGCGCTTGGTGGAGCCGGAAAGACCTGA
- the tkt gene encoding transketolase: MKQVSLDQISINTLRMLSIDAVQKAKSGHPGTPLDAAPMAYCLWQRFLCYDPGDPDWPNRDRFVMSAGHACALLYSLLHLCGVKAKGASYPSGDRLAVTLDDLKSFRQAGSHCTGHPEYGWTSGVETTTGPLGQGAATSVGMAIAQRWLAATYNRPDYDLFSHNIYALCSDGDMMEGLSNEAASLAGHLKLSNLCWIYDDNHVTIEGPTGLTFSEDVATRFIAYGWHVERVSDANDLVLLGSAYQKFIDTHDRPTLIIVQSHIGYGAPHKHDTNKAHGEPLGAEEVRLTKEFYGWDPNANFKVPEEVVAHFRAHMGKRGRAAHAAWRKLFSAYRKQYPDLAEQIDQMRRREVPAGWDAALPAFAADAKGLATRDSSGQVLNAIAKHMPWLLGGAADLSPSTKTNLEFEFAGDFQAQAGEQAVSYRGRNFHFGLREHAMCAIGNGMSLSKLRPFVSSFLIFTDYCRAALRLSSMMELPLISIWTHDSISLGEDGPTHQPIEQLASFRAMPGMVVLRPADANEVVEAWKTIMHLKERPVCLVLTRQAVPTLDRSTYANASGVAQGAYVLADAPDGRPDVLLLATGSEVALCVTAYEQLKAEGIKTRVVSMPSWELFESQPKEYRDTVLPPTITARVAVEEASGFGWERYAGFDGAILALHSFGLSAPSKVVAEHFGFEPAHVVAAAKGQIAGRRSIKQVGIARTE, encoded by the coding sequence ATGAAGCAGGTGTCACTCGACCAGATCAGCATCAACACGCTGCGAATGCTTTCCATTGACGCGGTTCAGAAAGCAAAATCCGGCCATCCCGGAACGCCGCTGGACGCTGCCCCGATGGCTTATTGCCTGTGGCAGCGCTTCCTTTGCTACGACCCTGGCGACCCCGATTGGCCCAACCGCGACCGTTTCGTGATGTCGGCCGGTCATGCGTGCGCCCTGCTCTACAGCCTGCTTCATCTTTGCGGCGTCAAGGCAAAGGGCGCGAGCTATCCATCGGGCGATCGACTTGCCGTCACGTTGGACGATCTGAAGAGTTTTCGCCAGGCTGGCAGCCATTGCACGGGGCATCCCGAATATGGCTGGACGTCAGGCGTGGAAACCACCACGGGTCCACTCGGACAAGGGGCGGCGACAAGCGTCGGCATGGCAATTGCGCAACGGTGGCTGGCCGCCACCTACAATCGACCCGACTATGATCTGTTCTCGCACAACATCTACGCCCTGTGCAGCGACGGCGACATGATGGAGGGGCTCAGCAACGAGGCGGCATCGCTGGCGGGACACCTTAAGTTGTCGAACCTCTGCTGGATTTACGACGACAATCACGTCACCATCGAGGGGCCGACTGGCCTTACATTCAGCGAAGACGTGGCAACCCGCTTCATCGCGTACGGATGGCATGTCGAGCGGGTAAGCGATGCAAATGATCTGGTGTTGCTGGGTAGCGCTTATCAGAAATTCATCGATACGCATGACCGCCCAACGCTCATCATCGTTCAAAGCCATATCGGTTATGGCGCGCCGCACAAGCACGATACGAACAAAGCTCACGGAGAGCCACTGGGGGCCGAAGAAGTTCGGCTGACGAAGGAATTCTACGGCTGGGATCCGAACGCCAATTTCAAGGTTCCAGAGGAGGTCGTGGCGCATTTCCGCGCACATATGGGCAAGCGCGGGCGCGCCGCTCATGCGGCCTGGCGGAAATTGTTTTCGGCTTACCGGAAGCAATATCCCGACCTGGCCGAGCAGATCGACCAGATGCGGCGACGCGAAGTTCCCGCGGGGTGGGACGCCGCGCTGCCCGCCTTCGCAGCCGATGCAAAGGGCCTCGCGACGCGCGACTCCTCCGGCCAGGTGTTGAACGCCATTGCGAAACACATGCCATGGCTGCTGGGTGGCGCGGCAGACCTATCGCCATCAACCAAAACGAACCTCGAATTTGAATTTGCCGGCGACTTTCAGGCGCAAGCGGGTGAACAGGCCGTCAGCTACCGCGGACGAAATTTCCACTTCGGCCTGCGCGAACATGCCATGTGCGCCATCGGCAACGGCATGAGCTTGTCGAAGCTGCGGCCGTTCGTCTCCAGCTTCCTGATCTTCACCGACTACTGCCGCGCGGCGCTGAGGCTGAGTTCGATGATGGAATTGCCGCTCATCTCCATCTGGACCCATGATTCCATCAGTCTCGGCGAGGATGGGCCAACCCACCAGCCCATCGAGCAGCTTGCCTCATTCCGCGCCATGCCCGGCATGGTCGTGCTGCGCCCCGCAGATGCGAATGAAGTCGTGGAGGCATGGAAAACCATCATGCATCTCAAGGAAAGGCCTGTCTGCCTCGTGCTGACGCGACAGGCAGTGCCGACGCTCGATCGCTCGACCTATGCGAACGCAAGTGGTGTGGCGCAGGGCGCTTATGTGCTGGCCGATGCTCCCGACGGCAGACCCGACGTCTTGCTGCTGGCGACCGGCAGCGAGGTCGCGCTCTGCGTGACGGCCTATGAACAGCTGAAGGCGGAGGGCATCAAGACACGCGTCGTCAGCATGCCGTCATGGGAATTGTTCGAAAGCCAACCAAAGGAGTATCGCGACACTGTCCTGCCGCCAACGATAACCGCCCGCGTGGCGGTGGAGGAAGCATCCGGTTTCGGATGGGAACGCTATGCCGGCTTCGACGGCGCCATCCTCGCTCTGCATAGTTTCGGCCTGTCGGCGCCGTCGAAAGTTGTAGCAGAACACTTCGGATTCGAGCCGGCCCACGTCGTTGCGGCTGCCAAGGGGCAAATTGCTGGCCGCCGGTCAATCAAACAAGTCGGGATTGCCCGAACCGAATGA
- the pgi gene encoding glucose-6-phosphate isomerase, whose amino-acid sequence MTAPLATRTLPLTELPAWKALLTHCQEVRPLHLRQLFADDRERGKRFAIDACGIYLDYSKNRITAETVQLLIQLAEACQLRERIEAMFSGQKINVTEQRAVLHVALRAPAGEQILVDGIDVVPEVHAVLGKMADLTDRIHSGAWRGHSGLPIRNIINIGIGGSDLGPVMAYEALRHYGRRDMIFRFISNIDGTDFVEATRDLNPEETLFIICSKTFRTLETLTNAHTAREWILRKLGDEQAVALHFVAVSANAEGVAEFGIDTNQMFGMWDWDGGRYSMDSAIGLSTMLAIGAENFQAMLSGFHDMDHHFRTAPLGENLPALMGLLAVWYNNFFEAQTVAILPYEQYLKRFPAYLQQLTMESNGKHVTLGGTKVDYQTGPIYWGEPGTNGQHSFYQLIHQGTKLVPCDFIGFCQALNPLGRHHDLLMANLFAQTEALAFGKTPAEAKAEGTADWLVPHRTFEGNRPTNTLLAERLTPKTLGSLVALYEHSVFTQGVIWNIDSFDQWGVELGKALAEKTIPELEASETRHLQHDSSTNTLIERYRRFRKRKR is encoded by the coding sequence ATGACCGCGCCTCTCGCGACCAGGACATTGCCGCTCACGGAACTTCCGGCATGGAAGGCGTTGCTGACGCACTGCCAGGAAGTGCGCCCTTTGCATCTGCGGCAGCTGTTCGCCGACGATCGCGAGCGTGGCAAGCGTTTCGCCATCGACGCCTGCGGAATTTATCTCGATTATTCGAAAAACCGCATCACGGCTGAGACCGTCCAGCTTCTCATTCAACTCGCCGAGGCTTGCCAGCTGCGCGAGCGCATCGAAGCGATGTTCAGCGGTCAGAAGATCAATGTCACTGAGCAGCGCGCGGTGCTTCACGTGGCGCTGCGCGCGCCTGCCGGCGAGCAAATTTTAGTCGACGGTATCGATGTCGTGCCGGAAGTTCACGCGGTGCTCGGCAAGATGGCCGATCTCACGGACAGGATTCACAGCGGCGCGTGGCGCGGCCATTCCGGCCTGCCGATACGCAACATCATCAACATCGGCATCGGCGGCTCGGACCTCGGGCCGGTCATGGCCTATGAAGCGCTGCGCCACTACGGCCGGCGCGACATGATTTTCCGCTTCATCTCGAACATCGACGGTACCGACTTCGTGGAAGCGACGCGGGATCTGAATCCTGAAGAAACGCTGTTCATCATCTGCTCGAAGACGTTCAGGACGTTGGAAACGCTGACCAACGCCCACACCGCACGGGAATGGATCCTGCGCAAGCTGGGCGACGAGCAGGCAGTGGCCCTGCATTTTGTCGCCGTCTCGGCCAATGCCGAAGGGGTCGCTGAATTCGGCATCGACACCAATCAGATGTTTGGCATGTGGGATTGGGACGGCGGCCGCTATTCGATGGATTCTGCGATTGGGCTGTCCACCATGCTCGCCATCGGGGCGGAAAATTTCCAGGCGATGCTGTCGGGCTTCCATGACATGGACCACCACTTCCGCACCGCGCCGCTCGGTGAGAACCTGCCGGCGCTGATGGGCCTGCTCGCAGTTTGGTATAATAATTTCTTCGAGGCGCAGACGGTCGCGATACTACCCTATGAGCAATATCTGAAGCGCTTTCCTGCCTATCTCCAGCAACTGACGATGGAAAGCAACGGCAAGCACGTCACCCTTGGCGGCACGAAAGTCGATTACCAGACAGGGCCGATCTATTGGGGCGAACCTGGCACCAACGGCCAGCATTCATTCTACCAACTCATTCATCAAGGCACCAAGCTGGTTCCGTGCGACTTCATCGGGTTTTGTCAGGCATTGAATCCGCTTGGCCGTCATCACGACCTCCTGATGGCAAACTTGTTCGCGCAGACCGAGGCGCTGGCTTTCGGCAAGACGCCAGCGGAGGCCAAGGCCGAAGGGACCGCGGATTGGCTGGTTCCGCACCGCACCTTCGAAGGTAACCGCCCGACCAATACCTTGCTTGCCGAGCGCCTCACCCCAAAAACTCTCGGCAGCCTGGTGGCGCTCTACGAGCACAGCGTCTTCACGCAAGGCGTCATCTGGAACATCGATTCATTTGACCAATGGGGTGTTGAGCTGGGCAAGGCATTGGCCGAAAAAACAATTCCGGAGCTGGAAGCCTCCGAAACTCGGCACCTCCAACATGACAGCTCGACCAACACTTTGATCGAGCGCTATCGCCGATTCCGGAAACGAAAGAGGTAA
- the tal gene encoding transaldolase, with protein sequence MNATTRLHQLGQSLWLDNITRDLLSSGTLQRYCTDFSVTGLTSNPTIFDEAIRNSTAYDEALHRKARGGKAGEQQFFELALEDLTQAAALFGPVHEATAGIDGWVSLEVSPLLANDAGATVEAAKRLHAQAHCSNLFIKIPGTPAGVEAIEESIFAGVPVNVTLLFSCEQYIAAADAYCRGIQRRINAGLDPKTASVASIFVSRWDKAVMDKVGPALRNRLGIAISGQVYKAYRERLASAEWRKLADAGALSQRLLWASTGTKDPQLPQSYYIEALAAPDTINTMPEKTLHAFSKEGKVNGVMREDGGKSETVLADFAKAGVDIQALAAQLQLEGAQSFTKSWTDLMAVIASKSEQLHRHGSAGG encoded by the coding sequence ATGAACGCAACAACCCGATTGCATCAACTCGGCCAAAGCCTCTGGTTGGACAACATCACGCGCGATCTGTTGAGCAGCGGCACCCTCCAGCGCTATTGCACCGACTTTTCGGTGACTGGATTGACGTCGAACCCAACGATCTTCGATGAGGCTATTAGAAACAGCACTGCTTATGACGAGGCCCTTCATCGTAAAGCCAGAGGAGGGAAAGCGGGCGAGCAGCAATTCTTCGAATTGGCGCTGGAAGACCTGACGCAGGCCGCAGCATTGTTCGGCCCGGTCCATGAAGCGACGGCCGGCATCGATGGCTGGGTTTCGCTGGAAGTGTCGCCTTTGCTGGCTAACGACGCCGGCGCCACTGTCGAGGCCGCCAAGCGGTTGCACGCGCAGGCGCACTGCTCCAATCTCTTTATCAAGATCCCGGGCACACCCGCAGGCGTCGAGGCCATCGAGGAATCGATCTTCGCCGGCGTCCCCGTGAATGTGACGCTGCTGTTTTCGTGCGAGCAGTACATAGCGGCAGCCGACGCGTATTGCCGAGGCATTCAGCGCCGGATCAACGCCGGGCTCGACCCCAAGACCGCCTCGGTCGCCTCGATCTTCGTCAGCCGCTGGGATAAGGCGGTAATGGACAAGGTTGGCCCAGCGCTGCGGAACCGCCTCGGCATCGCCATTTCCGGGCAAGTCTATAAAGCCTACCGGGAGCGGCTTGCCTCTGCCGAATGGCGCAAGCTGGCCGATGCCGGCGCACTTTCCCAGCGCCTGCTTTGGGCGAGCACCGGGACCAAGGATCCGCAGCTTCCGCAATCATATTACATTGAAGCGCTCGCCGCACCGGACACCATCAACACCATGCCGGAGAAGACGCTCCATGCATTTTCGAAAGAGGGGAAGGTGAACGGCGTCATGCGGGAGGACGGTGGCAAAAGCGAAACCGTGCTTGCCGACTTCGCAAAAGCCGGCGTCGACATTCAGGCGCTTGCCGCGCAGCTCCAGTTGGAAGGCGCCCAATCCTTCACCAAATCATGGACCGATCTGATGGCGGTGATTGCGTCGAAGAGCGAGCAGTTACATCGCCACGGTTCGGCCGGCGGATGA
- a CDS encoding DUF982 domain-containing protein has protein sequence MYDAWFSKPISVATGITGDIRNLTNARQAFDLLNDRWRAGGSAKHRSAKRACQQALNGSVSPDVARDAFVDAAREARILVE, from the coding sequence ATGTATGATGCGTGGTTTTCCAAGCCGATATCCGTTGCCACCGGCATAACCGGGGACATTCGAAACCTGACCAACGCTCGACAGGCTTTTGACCTTCTTAACGACCGTTGGCGCGCCGGTGGTAGCGCTAAGCACCGATCTGCGAAGCGAGCATGCCAACAGGCCTTGAACGGCAGCGTTTCGCCCGATGTCGCGAGAGATGCGTTCGTCGACGCAGCGCGGGAAGCACGCATATTGGTCGAGTGA
- a CDS encoding polysaccharide deacetylase family protein, protein MTFGIGAPDNQTKDDAAPVRHLVVHHDDLGASHSGNKAFVELFDLGVVTSGSVMVPCPWFPEMAAICRDRPDLDVGVHLTLTAEFSRFRWRPLTGVHPNGLTDRDGFMWGSVTEAVHADLTAVETELRAQVETALAAGVDVTHLDAHMGTVWQPAFVDLYLRLGEAFQLPVILSRDVNNMAPRDFDYTPYFERLAARGNPDFQRFLTTPFGNFAPDHATYADIFNRAAPGLNWGGFHFTAPGDIALYSDDAATRLGEYDVFRSGQVQELLNAAGIDLVGMRAFRETMRIVA, encoded by the coding sequence ATGACGTTTGGCATTGGCGCCCCTGACAATCAAACAAAGGACGACGCAGCTCCAGTGAGACATCTGGTCGTCCATCATGATGATCTGGGGGCCAGTCATAGTGGCAACAAGGCATTCGTCGAGCTATTCGACTTAGGGGTTGTCACCTCGGGTTCGGTCATGGTTCCCTGCCCGTGGTTTCCCGAGATGGCGGCCATCTGCCGGGATCGGCCGGACCTTGATGTGGGTGTACACCTGACATTGACCGCCGAATTTTCGCGCTTCCGCTGGCGACCACTCACAGGAGTCCATCCCAATGGCCTTACCGATCGAGACGGGTTCATGTGGGGGAGCGTTACCGAGGCCGTTCATGCGGACCTCACTGCGGTGGAGACAGAGTTGCGCGCTCAGGTCGAAACGGCCTTGGCAGCGGGAGTGGACGTCACACATCTCGACGCGCATATGGGGACCGTATGGCAGCCCGCATTCGTTGATCTTTATCTGCGCCTAGGCGAGGCCTTCCAGCTTCCAGTCATTCTGTCACGCGACGTAAACAACATGGCACCGCGAGATTTCGACTACACGCCTTATTTTGAGCGTCTAGCCGCTCGTGGCAACCCGGATTTCCAGCGTTTCCTCACCACTCCGTTTGGCAACTTCGCGCCCGATCACGCGACCTATGCCGATATCTTTAACCGGGCTGCCCCCGGTCTCAATTGGGGCGGGTTCCACTTCACTGCACCCGGTGACATCGCCCTGTATTCCGATGATGCCGCAACTCGTCTCGGCGAATACGACGTCTTCCGATCCGGGCAAGTGCAGGAGCTGCTCAATGCCGCTGGCATTGACTTAGTCGGAATGCGCGCCTTCCGCGAAACCATGAGAATCGTTGCTTAG